The following coding sequences lie in one Arachis stenosperma cultivar V10309 chromosome 5, arast.V10309.gnm1.PFL2, whole genome shotgun sequence genomic window:
- the LOC130981460 gene encoding protein SOB FIVE-LIKE 4-like translates to MEPSQDLAPAEEFNTTSESGWTTYIGSPIYKNDNGDDDDNRGSGVDMEEYGNENNYYKNNVVAVDGGKGGNSRDKRNIEDDDDDNDSMTSDASSGPSHLLQLGVWINSEKRRDDHHHGNDKKIYTRNKRTRKINNERKTRYEEIMVEKEQDDSLLLVTVDSASSHV, encoded by the coding sequence ATGGAGCCTTCCCAAGATTTAGCACCAGCTGAAGAATTCAACACCACCAGTGAGTCTGGATGGACCACTTATATCGGTTCTCCAATCTACAAGAATGATAATGGTGATGACGATGATAATCGGGGAAGTGGTGTAGATATGGAAGAATATGGAAACGAGAATAATTATTACAAGAATAATGTTGTTGCTGTTGACGGCGGCAAAGGTGGGAACAGCAGAGATAAAAGAAATatagaagatgatgatgatgataatgattcCATGACTTCTGATGCATCCTCTGGTCCAAGTCACCTTCTACAACTTGGTGTGTGGATAAACAGTGAGAAAAGAAGAGATGATCATCACCATGGTAATGATAAGAAGATTTACACAAGAAACAAGAGAACCAGGAAGATTAATAATGAAAGGAAGACAAGATATGAAGAAATAATGGTTGAGAAAGAACAGGATGACTCTCTATTGCTTGTAACAGTAGATAGTGCTTCTAGTCATGTTTAA